The Helianthus annuus cultivar XRQ/B chromosome 16, HanXRQr2.0-SUNRISE, whole genome shotgun sequence genome includes a window with the following:
- the LOC110920179 gene encoding uncharacterized protein LOC110920179, with protein sequence MYNTISSDLLHTILEPNTTAYEAWTALENIFQDNKSSRAIHLLHKFLDTSLDGFPNVSAYYQALKVLSDQLGNVGNPVDNERLVLRLISSLNDQYEGIATILQQQDPLPSFYDARSKLILFEIRKAEQALHAAQTAGNRTPC encoded by the coding sequence ATGTACAACACCATCTCCAGTGATCTTTTACACACAATTCTTGAACCGAATACCACCGCATATGAAGCTTGGACCGCTCTTGAGAATATCTTCCAGGATAATAAGAGCTCTCGCGCCATTCACCTCCTTCACAAGTTCTTAGATACAAGCCTAGACGGATTCCCAAACGTCTCAGCATATTATCAAGCTCTTAAAGTCCTATCCGATCAACTCGGAAACGTGGGAAACCCGGTAGACAATGAACGATTGGTTCTCCGGTTGATATCCAGTCTCAATGATCAGTACGAAGGCATAGCAACTATACTCCAACAACAGGACCCGTTGCCTAGTTTTTACGATGCCAGGTCAAAACTCATACTATTCGAAATCCGCAAAGCCGAGCAGGCCCTTCATGCAGCTCAGACCGCCGGGAACCGCACTCCATGCTAA
- the LOC110920177 gene encoding protein FAR-RED IMPAIRED RESPONSE 1-like translates to MLVNQVIRCNKGIRIIDAGVNILTEETVDTEEMVDTEETVDTEEMVDTDETVDTEETDVNSLDELKKRIQEIANADGFVIVTRRSKKIEGRTGRVWLECGRGGEHQTTATLKKAGSKKTGCPFYLLVMQNHPYETWEIKDEKIEHNHELCKDLSAHAFVRRFIPSEKKLIEELTAQNIEPRKIFRTIRKQDPDKFHVQKDVQNVLAKIRAEQRQGLTPMQSLENVLINNDFIYETWEQPGTKIITTEIFFLHEYSKDMWRAFPHVMLIDATYKTNLYNMPFMQIVGITPTNHSLCIAHAVVSKERGDNFVWVLKRIKSMLDECMEPRVIVTDRDMALMGAYANVFPNASRLLCRWHIQQNVMKHCKAAFTEEDCDKFLSFWGTLIESPSIPIYEYHLRNLRKRLVECKRSIFNYVYDNWLKDYKEMFAFA, encoded by the exons ATGCTGGTCAACCAAGTTATCCGATGCAACAAAGGTATCCGGATTATAGATGCGGGTGTGAATATTcttacggaggagacggtggatacggaggagatgGTGGATACAGAGGAGACAGTGGATACAGAGGAGATGGTGGATACAGATGAGacagtggatacggaggagacg GATGTCAACTCTTTAGATGAACTAAAGAAACGGATACAAGAAATAGCAAACGCGGATGGTTTTGTTATTGTCACCCGTCGATCAAAGAAAATCGAGGGAAGAACCGGGAGGGTATGGCTTGAATGTGGCCGTGGTGGTGAGCACCAAACTACAGCAACACTTAAAAAAGCCGGAAGCAAAAAAACCGGTTGCCCGTTTTACCTGCTGGTTATGCAAAACCACCCGTATGAAACCTGGGAGATAAAAGACGAAAAAATTGAACATAACCACGAACTTTGTAAGGACCTGTCGGCCCACGCGTTCGTGCGAAGGTTTATTCCAAGCGAAAAGAAACTGATCGAGGAGCTAACAGCTCAAAACATTGAGCCGCGCAAAATATTTCGAACGATAAGAAAGCAGGACCCCGACAAGTTTCATGTTCAGAAAGACGTTCAAAATGTTTTGGCGAAGATTAGAGCCGAACAAAGACAAGGATTGACTCCCATGCAGTCACTAGAAAACGTGCTGATAAACAACGACTTTATTTACGAGACATGGGAGCAACCCGGAACAAAGATCATAACAACAGAGATCTTCTTTCTTCATGAGTACTCGAAAGACATGTGGCGTGCATTTCCCCACGTCATGCTGATCGATGCGACATACAAGACAAACTTATACAATATGCCATTTATGCAGATTGTTGGTATAACACCTACCAACCATTCATTATGTATCGCGCATGCCGTTGTTAGCAAAGAGCGGGGTGATAACTTTGTGTGGGTGCTTAAGAGGATCAAGTCAATGTTGGATGAATGTATGGAGCCACGTGTGATTGTAACCGATAGAGACATGGCCCTTATGGGCGCATATGCTAATGTATTCCCAAACGCCTCCAGGCTTCTTTGCAGGTGGCACATACAACAGAATGTTATGAAGCACTGCAAGGCTGCCTTCACAGAAGAAGACTGCGATAAATTTTTGTCATTCTGGGGGACATTGATTGAGTCTCCATCCATACCCATCTACGAGTACCACTTGCGCAACTTGCGAAAGCGACTTGTGGAGTGCAAACGTTCTA TCTTCAATTACGTGTACGATAACTGGCTAAAAGACTATAAGGAGATGTTTGCCTTTGCGTAG
- the LOC110920175 gene encoding uncharacterized protein LOC110920175, which translates to MRDQIRPFIWSSIGDGKTTSAWFDKWSDVEPIGKFISPRLIHRAGFDLYTTVADVNQDGQWRWPAAWLDLFPVLNNLPQMNLQSDRRDSLVWRDNSGRDNKFSTKVVWDSIRRRSARVGWIKAVWFSHCIPRHAFLMWLIMGQKLKTQDKINQWRVWDQTKKLGGTQCLYNQWDDILNWLTTQANSKSAKNVIGKLVVVATA; encoded by the exons ATGAGAGACCAAATTCGTCCGTTCATTTGGTCATCTATTGGAGATGGAAAGACCACATCTGCTTGGTTTGATAAATGGTCTGATGTGGAGCCGATTGGGAAGTTTATTTCGCCTAGATTGATTCATCGGGCAGGTTTTGACCTGTACACCACAGTGGCGGATGTGAATCAAGATGGCCAGTGGCGTTGGCCAGCTGCTTGGTTAGACCTTTTCCCTGTCCTAAACAACCTACCACAAATGAACTTGCAGTCGGATAGAAGAGATTCGTTAGTGTGGAGGGATAATAGTGGAAGAGATAATAAGTTTTCAACTAAGGTGGTTTGGGACTCCATTCGTAGGAGGAGCGCACGAGTTGGATGGATCAAAGCTGTGTGGTTTTCGCATTGCATTCCGAGACATGCGTTTTTGATGTGGCTGATTATGGGTCAGAAACTTAAAACTCAAGATAAGATTAATCAATGGAGG GTTTGGGACCAAACGAAGAAGCTTGGGGGCACTCAGTGCCTGTATAATCAATGGGACGATATCCTCAATTGGTTGACAACCCAGGCAAACTCAAAATCAGCAAAGAATGTTATTGGTAAACTTGTGGTGGTGGCTACAGCTTAA